The Kryptolebias marmoratus isolate JLee-2015 linkage group LG7, ASM164957v2, whole genome shotgun sequence region GCCTGTAAACTCACTCTTAAAAAACTATGCTGCTGTTAATTTCTGTACATTGTAAATGTTATGTTGATATGAGAAGATACAGACCTCGCCTGGACAACAAAGCAGATGGAGTGGCTTTGTTCACTTTCATTTTGGGATGGTGTCCATTTCAGGGTGAAGCTTCCTGATCCTGATGTATTCTTGACCACATTGTATGGTCCACTGAACAAGAGCTCAGTGATCCTTTAACAAACAGGAATTAAAATGGTTTGACAGGTGATAGGTCCAAAGTTTTCCCTGCCTATTAAAgatcaagttgtttttttgactcCATGATCTAAATGATTAGTTTTACAACTTGCCTTAAGCTGCTGTCATCTTCCATGAGAGGTCATAAAATCAGCTCTCATTTTTGTGGTTGCATGACAAAAATTGCATAATTTTGTTCTCAAAGCAGCTTCGTCTGCCACTTCTCGACACAAAGCCCCGGCTGAACTTTCTCTCATAGGGGTATTcaccaagtattgtgtgattggttagAAGTTCATGGGCGTGTTTCATTGCGGAAAAGTGCTCAGGCTGCAATGTTGTCATTTCGCTTCAATTACTACACTACCAGTGGCTGTTGGTTGTAGTGCAAGCCATATGGACAGTTCTGAAGAGCAGCTGGCAGAGTTAGTTcgaaaatatataaatctgtACGACTGTTCCAAAAGAAGATTGTCAAGTGGCAACGTTTTTTTGAAAGGAGATGGTTCAGTCATTGTGCATGGAGGAGTCCATCAGCTCTCTTTGGAACAGATTTGTGAAGGCCAAACGGACGATGCAGGGATGGAGTTGTGACCCCAGCAGGAAGAAACCCATGCAGGCTCTGTACATCGCTCTACAGTGGCTGGCCATCCATATGAAACCCCGTGACACGACCACCAACATGACGACTGGTGTTTCATAACTTGAGGTAAGCAATGGGACCCACCAGAAATTGTgcttactactactactactactactaataataataataataataataataataataataataatatataaatgtGCTAACTTATAATTGTACATCTCTGCTAAGCTTGATGTTGCAGTGTTTACTTTTGTTGGATAATCACACTTATATATGCTTTGAGTGTGACGTGTCCTGCAGCAAGAGGGGTTTTCCTGGGAGTTCTGCTCCTTCTATCTCGTGGAAGATGAAAgctgtgtgcaaaaacaaacgcCTTGCAACCAGGTGACCACGAACCGACTTGACTTTTTATGGAGTATGACAGAGCCTTAACCAGAAGCAGTTCTTCACATCACCTTTATGTTaactttaaacttcttttaaatgtgttttgttttcactcacGTAGACTGAGTTGCCTCTGCCATGATGGGGATTTCCACCGTCTGATTAACAACTGTGTAGATCTGAGCTCTGTTGTCTGGAGTTGGAGGCAGAAATCTGGGCAGATACAGACCTTCAGTGCAGGAAGGTATTGAAGGAACCACTGGAGCAACACAAGAAAGCAACAAACTGAGCCACattgagatgaaaaaaatacaaacctgtTTGTCAACAAAGTGGTCCAACACTTCGACTCAAATGATTCTGCAacaatctcagaaagtaaacctTTGTGCAGATGCCATGTTCATTTCTTTAGGTGAAACTTTCTGTCCATAATTTACAGAgattataaaaatgtgtttttttactaGATAAAACTCCAACTAGTAGATGTTGAGACATTTGTGCACCAGTATTGAACAGATGCTGTTTTCAGTCTCTGAACAGCAGATCTAACTTCAGAGCAGATCTTTGTGGCTCTAAACCAAATAAATCCTAACAAAGGACTGTACCTTTCAAAAGAAACTGGATGGGTATCTTGCTGATAGCATCGTTGGTGGTTTTCACCTCCTGTGAACCATTAGTGTGAATCAGATTGATGGTCTGTTTGGGAAAGTCCTCCATCACCAGCTGGACTGCATATGTTTCAGTGTTATTGGTTGTTGTTGGGGTGAACGACAAAGTACAAGACtgcaagaggaaaaacaaataaagaattcaCAAAAGGCCAATCAGATTCCtgtgaaactgaagaaaatgaagaaggCGGTTATAGTTTCAGCTCAGCACTAAAATAACAcaagtttattattgtttgttttgtttgtacctGGAAACTGATTTTTTGAAGCCTGTTTTACCTAGCTAATTTGAATCCTGAATTCCAACTGAATTACTGTTgagaaaacaagatgtttttgtaATCCTCCTTCCTGTAAAGCTGAGCTGCTGAGAATATGCTTGTAAAAAAGTAGAATTACCAAACAATTCAATCCCTAAATCAATCTAAAACCATatcagaatattaaaaaacatttgaatatttatattacaatattattgctatttaaacaaaatatatattccATATTTTTCTTCAATTAAGGTTAcgaaacaacaaagaaaatgtttagtcTGGTTAAAAAATGAGTAGAAATGTAGCATATTACCTTCCACGCAGACCGACTATGTTTAAAAGATTCAGGTCAGATTTCACCAAAGGACCATGAGGCacaaattagaatcttgtgcaTCAATGACTTATATTAGTATATTTGTCATTGTTGTGCATTCTTTTAACTTCTTATAGACCCTCCTGGATAATGGTAGGGGAAACGCCCAACTCTTTTTCTGGttgcacttcctgctgtttagcaGTACTGTTTTCTTATTAGCTCCGCCTACTGATCAGAAGGTGAACTGCAGCAccagaaaaaacagcaacaaacagtcTGAAAGTGTGCTTCAACCTGATCATGTGGATTGAATAACActccattaaaaacattaacttgtgttttattatttataatgtataaaatacatttactgctCACTGCTGAGTTACTGAAGGTGctttaaacacatctgctgcctGGTAGTTCTAATAATTTTGCACCAGGCTTcagttttgtgatttgtttatcATTAATGAGtcaggttttataaaacaaattattgtgcattttttttcctatataGTAAATAATTTGTCTCAGTGACTGATGTAGGAACAGtcctttagttgtttgtttgttattgctTTGAATCTCAGTGTTTAATGAATCAAATTCATTGAATTGCATTGTATTGTGACTGAAGGCAAAACTGTATTGTGAATAAAGCCTGAATCGTATCTTGATCAGGAGctgaattgtattttattggtttttgcTGTTCATCCATCTTAATGAATCAAGTCATTGGCAGCGTTTTAAGATACATGTCATATTGACCACAGACCAGAGATGAACAACATCATTATACGCTGCTGTAAGACAATTTTATGATTCTATATTACATGCATCTATCTaatctgactcactgatgagAGGCTGAGGACAGACGGTGGTGTGCAGGGGTTACACTCTGACAACGAATCATTTCCATATCTGCATTTAACTTCGTCTCCATCGGGATCAAAGGCCAACAGTGTAATATTTCTCTGACAGTTAGAAGGAACTctgaaagaacaagaacatATGAATTAATTTCACACAAGACTGACagactgattctttttttcttttatgctgATATTGTTTTGGCTGCATTACAATTTGTCTGGGTTCTGATTTATACCATATCTCCATGTTTATAAACATATTTAATCAAACTGTGCtgtcattttgatgtttattcCTGTGACGACTGAATAATCACTGTGAAAATAACCATAAAGCTGTTCTGAAGGAAGTGGGTAGTAAGATTAACTTGAGCAACTTGTTCCACAAACCTTtcttcaattttcttttatttttatttacagctgtcTCCTCTAAAAAATTATTCATGATACTTTCAGACCTACAGCTGTTATAATGATCTATTTTTCTACCATCCTAACATGATCTTATTTTAGACCTTGTTTCCTGTACTAATTTCTTTGGAATGAATTCAGCACTTTATGCTTATACAAAGGTCTCTCACTCTCATGAAGTCTGCAATGTTTTCCTCATTTGAAAGTCAAAAAGTAACCTTCAAAAATGTGTGTACTTTAAGATGCTTTTTGACTTGCAAATAAAGAACACACTTGGTCgactcattttcaaaactttgtttctccttttttagtCTTATGATTTTCTGTTGACAGCTGTTTCcgcaaaaagataaaaacaaataatttaaaagaacatCCTTATAAATGTTCTAatgatctgttttgttttgggaacATCTTGGCCTCTACTGGAACACCCACTCACCACATTTTCTACACCATCTGAAACGTTTCATAAGCGTAAACTCAGTGAGTCCCCCAGTATCAGCATATGGAGATACTGACTGTACTGCAATAAAGCTTCTAATTCCTCAGCCAACATGTgatgcaaaaactaaaattacctCATAAGTGAGAGGATGGTGGTCTGTGGTGATGTGTTGGGTTTGTTGTTGTCAGACCGTTTCCTCAGTTCAACGTTCGTCACTGCTCTCCAAGATGAAATACCATTTATGTTAGTTGGCCAGCTGCTACTAGACAACCTAGTTTGGAAAATAATGAGAAGTTTTCAGATGTTACACAGAATCAGATACgctgcagtgtgtgtgcagAGCTCTTAAGTCCAAcaagatctctttaattcccagaaacagacagagcagcagagctgatCACTGACGGTTATTTTACTCTATATTTTCATACAGTGTTGAGGTGGACTCNNNNNNNNNNNNNNNNNNNNNNNNNNNNNNNNNNNNNNNNNNNNNNNNNNNNNNNNNNNNNNNNNNNNNNNNNNNNNNNNNNNNNNNNNNNNNNNNNNNNCTGCTACTAGACAACCTAGTTTGGAAAATAATGAGAAGTTTTCAGATGTTACACAGAATCAGATACgctgcagtgtgtgtgcagAGCTCTTAAGTCCAAcaagatctctttaattcccagaaacagacagagcagcagagctgatCACTGACGGTTATTTTACTCTATATTTTCATACAGTGTTGAGGTGGACTCACACAAGTTGAAGTGGAGAGTTGTTAGGAACCAGCCGAGTTACAATTCCTTCTCTCTGACACCAATCACTACTCTGATCAACGTCTTGAACTGAAAGACTCTGGGTTGCAGTCCCACAGTTGCCGTTACAAACCCATGATTGACTGTAACCACACGAGACGTAATTTAACTTGTAGCGAAGGATCACCTGTAGATTTAAAATAATGGTGTcttaaatattatgaaatttTCAAAGTTGGAGTTAAGAATGACAGAATCTTAACTTACTGAGACCGATCCGTCTGCAGGAGTTTCATTTGAGTAATAGGTCATTATTGTGCCATAAAAATGAGGAGCTTGAGTTCTGctgaccagcagcagcagcagcaacacaggGAGCAACATGATGAAGGAGTCCTCTAAATAAAGACTGaattttcagacttttataCTGTCCTGAACAATCTCCTCTCTACTTCCTCTTCTTtggtttatttgcatttatacAAAAAGACCATCTGCTTGTGGAAATGTTATGGATACCATGACTGATGCAATACCACTCCTTGGCCAATGAGAACTCAAAGGAACATCACCATACAGCACAAGATCCTTCTGCTCAAGAAGGCACAGGTACAGGTCTGAGTTTGCCAGTGAACatacactcaccagccactttattaggtacacctgtccAATTGCTCagcacatggcagcaactcagtgtATGTCCACAGACAGGTTCAAGCTGATAGAACagcaacagtaactcaaataaccactcgttatAAGCgaggtatgcagaacagcatctctgaccgCACAACACGTCAAACCTTGAGGCGGAttggctacagcagcagaagaccacaccgggtgccactcctgtcagctaagaacaggaaactgaggctacaattcacacaggctcaccaaaattggacaatagaagATTGAAAAAttttgcctggtctgatgagtctcgaTTTCTGCCGCGACATTCGGACggtagggtcagaatttggcATCAACAACATGAAAGATCCATCCTGTCTTGTATCAATGGTTCAGGCTGGTGGTGGTAGTGCAGGGGGgtgggggatattttcctggcacactttGGGCCCATTAGTACCAATTGAGCATTGTGTCAACGCCACAGCCtacctgagtattgttgctgaccatgtccatccctttatgaccacagtgtaccaatcttctgatggctacttcCAGGAGGATAACGCACCATGTCATAAAGGACgaatcatctcagactggtttcttgaacacgacaatgagttcactgtactcgaatggcctccacagtcaccagttctcaatccaatagagcacctttgggatgtggtggaatgGATGTACAGCCTACAAATTTGCAGCAACTGcatgatgctatcatgtcaatatggaccagactctctgagtaatgtttccagtaccttattgaatctatgccacaaaggattaaggcagttctgaaggcaaaagggggtccaaccCGGTACTcgcaaggtgtacctaataaagtggctgttAAGTGTAAATGTGGACCAGATGGGACCCTGTGGCACGATTCCAGTCATTACAGTGGAGCGTGTCACCAATGGTGTTGTTGGAGACTGTAGTCCCAACTGTATTCAGATCATTAACAAGCTCCTCCTTTGTTGCCATGGGATGACTCCTCACCTTTCTCATGATCATCCTCATCCCATGAGGTATTATCCACACTAAGGATTTatacttcttttatttctgaataaTGGCAACAATCTTCTTACCAAGTATCTTGCTGATGGTCTTGTACCTTATTCCAGGTACCCTGATGTCCTTTGACAGCTCTTTGGTTTCACCCATGGTGGTGGAGAGGATTTTGTGGACAGGTGGGCCTTTTAGACATAACAGGTTGGGATCAGGAGTGTATGAAATGATTCATTAGTTGATTGACTGTGATGTGTGTCTCATAAGGGCACATAATCATCTGTGAGACGAAGGGAATCAAATACTAATTTCactcaatgacaaaaaaaacataacttgtATGTagtgtgtttatttcatttagcaAATTCACAAAATCAGCAGGTGATCAAGTGATTATTTTTCACGTTGTTCATCTACTGGAGCCATGGCAGGtatgttttaagtgttttagggttttgtttttttctaccatTACTTTTGATTTGGTCAGATGGCTCttagttaaaatgttaaaagtcaAGTTAAGTAAACGTAATATGCATTCTCTCAAGGAAAtaattttgttgtggttttcttAAGGTGTTAACAATTCCATTATCTCAAGAtatccaagtttttttttatcttgagctaacaaaatttcatttttttaaaaaacaaaacaaaactggctttTAGTATtcgttacaaaataaaaaaagtaaaaaaataaaaaataaaacgtcaATTTTCATCCTTTAGCTGCTGAGAcacttaaaaatgataaataacagTAAAGTTTTGATCAGTGATGGATGTTTGATGGTGTGAAAATTTTAACTCAATTGTCCTGATCTGCCTGATACCTGCCGAACTTTCTGATTTGGGCGAGACAGTCTCGGAACTTCTCCCCCTGTCCCCCTCTCCTCCACCTCAGCACAGATTTACTCTTTAACCTGAACAGCAttattgtgaatatttttaggttttcatGCTAATACAAAAGGTCTTCTACTGTACCGAAGCTTAGACTGGAACAACTGTTAAATCACCTAAATCTCATTTTTCTTCATGTAATTCTCATCTCCTCATCCAGTTCAAAGTTCACAGATTACAATGCTGAAATTattaattataaaattaaaaaatcattgCATAAGATAAAATCTTAacaggaaaccggagtaccagGAGTGAACCCATGtgacacagggagaacatgtaaactccacccagaaaggccccaggctgggatgcaatcctgcaaccttcttgctgggtggtgacagctctaaccactctGCTCTGTGCCGCCTCACTGAAGCCcatgatatttaaaaacaatgtcatCCCTTATGTTGGTGGAGTatctgaaaaaaactgaaaggatTTTATCCAAATGCAGCATAtgaaaccatttatttttttttacttcacaaaCTACAAGGACACCACTATGTCCTCACAATTCCAAATGTCCCCACAGCTTGAAGTGTGTTCAtgcaaaatgtcttcatatttaacatttacaaGCATACATTCacacagatagatagatagatagatagatagatagatagatagatagatagatagatagatagatagatagatagatagatagatagatagatagatagacagacagactgattgATTCTCTGTCTATCAATTGTTAAAGGACTcgtctggacagagatctctgattTGTTCCTCAGATCTGTTGGAGACAGATCTTTCAGTTAGCCTCAGTCGACTGAAGCCTTGACTCTTTTAATTTAGccactaaaaataatttttgactCACAAAAAACTTGTTCAAGAGActtttttcagcaaaataatgtttagtgcatttattatttatttctgagttTTAAGTTTCAATTGATTGAAAGTTATCCTTGAGCCACCACAAGAGCTACACCtaacccccaacacacacacacacacacttcctgt contains the following coding sequences:
- the LOC112451433 gene encoding junction-mediating and -regulatory protein-like isoform X1 produces the protein MEDFPKQTINLIHTNGSQEVKTTNDAISKIPIQFLLKVVPSIPSCTEGLYLPRFLPPTPDNRAQIYTVVNQTVEIPIMAEATQSTFHLPRDRRSRTPRKTPLAAGHVTLKAYISVIIQQKITELLFSGPYNVVKNTSGSGSFTLKWTPSQNESEQSHSICFVVQASHSNILYQSELRCVAVLIDQPPPPTPSPTTPSPPPTTPSPPPPPPPRKFDRS
- the LOC112451433 gene encoding protein cappuccino-like isoform X2, with protein sequence MEDFPKQTINLIHTNGSQEVKTTNDAISKIPIQFLLKVVPSIPSCTEGLYLPRFLPPTPDNRAQIYTVVNQTVEIPIMAEATQSTITELLFSGPYNVVKNTSGSGSFTLKWTPSQNESEQSHSICFVVQASHSNILYQSELRCVAVLIDQPPPPTPSPTTPSPPPTTPSPPPPPPPRKFDRS